The window CCGTGGGCAGCCCTATAATTGGAGGGTTGATTTCCCAAGGTTTTCTAAATGAttgtaaaattttaatctttattttaatttcataagatgtaatttaattttaaagtccAATGGATGTAACCGCTTGAAGACATGAGATGATctttgagatgaaagaagaggaacGTGACTTCAAGGAAGACAAAATTTCGAATGGGAGCTTCTCAAGTTTCAAGGAGTTGAAGACCTTCGAGAATCCCATAACCATACCATATTATTGCTTACTTTATTTGCTTTATATGGTTTGCTACATGTTAGTACATAGGGTAATATTTGCTTGTGCACGTTACTAGATGCATGTGATTTATGATGGTTAGGAGTAACATGGTTAATGCATAGTAATGTTAAAATTACCTTATTGGCATCGATTAAGTAAAGCAAGTAATAGTGCGAGAATTTTTAACGGTTAGAATCCCGTGGCCTCCTATTGCGATGAGAGAATGGACTATCCATAGACCACTTTgggaactccgaaaggctaaccTTAGTGATCAGTGGATAAGTAGCATCCTCCCATCTCCGGCGTGATAGAAACAATCATAGTAAATAGTTATAGCCTGAGTGTCAACATCACCTAAGAACCATGaattgttttgaggagataggtacctacttgacttgagtgtgtagtgaactccgaaaggctaagatatcactcaggtggccaaagtATATTGGAGGTCAACCCTTATATTAGGGTATTGACAGCAAAGTATATGCATagtgaactccgaaaggctaagctATGCATATTAAAGGCTTAAAAGACTCTAATTCACATTTTTGACCAAGAGGGATGTTGATTTTGTGAGTTACCATTGGAATGTGATGCATGTTTCCTTAATTCTTTTGATGATATGGTTGCTAATTAATTGCTTGTACGTTATTTATAGACCCTAACTGCCATCAATATGACCAACAACGCCACCCTCAATTTCCTACATAATGACAATAGACTAACTGGAACTAATTACCTCGAGTGGAAGCGAAAGCTTATACTCATTCTGAAGGCAGAGAagatccaccatgtcatttctaCTAATGGATCTCCCTTACCTCACACCACTGAAGGTGACGACTATGTGGCTTGGGAGACCTTCAAAGAGAAGGACACTCTGGCCATCGCCTATATTCTTAACTCCATTGATAAGAACCTCCAGAGCTCATGTGATGACCTGGAATCGGCCAAGGATGTGATGGAACACTTAGAGCAGACTTTTGGCAAGAAAGATCGTCTTGCACGCCAACAAATCTCCTCAGTGCTGTTCTCTACAAAGATGCATGACAGTACCACAATCTAGGATCATATGATGAAGCTTATCAAACTCTTCTTTGGATTGGAGAAAGGGTACTCTATTTGAGTTGGacttcaagatagagattatcTTTGCCTAACTTCCTGACATCTATAGCTCCTTTATCATGAACTTCCACATGAATAAAGTAGTGGTTAACGACGTCTTTGAGCTTATTAACATGCTTATAGAAGCAGAAAGTACgcttaagaaaaataaggttgTTTCTCTTGTTACTGAGAAGAGTTCTCAGGgttcaaagaacaagaaaaagaagaggactaagaaaagcaagaaaggcAAGTCAACTGGTGTGAAAGAGGGAGGAGTGCAGAAGAAAATGGCCAAAGCTGACAAAGGAAAGTGTTTCCATTGTGGCAAGACTGGACATTGGAAGAGAAACTGCCAAGAGTACCTAGCTTCCTTAAAAAAGGACAAGCCAGAGACAggtatttttgaatcttttgttgTTCTGAGTCTCTTATGTTGGTTGGATCCACTAACATGTGGTGTGTGGACTCTGGGTCCACCGCACACATTTTCAATAAGTTGTAGGGGTTTCAGGAGAGCAGAAGGACAAGAAGGAATGAGATCACCCTCAAAGTTGGAATTGGAAATGAAGCTAAAGTAGTAGTTAtaggaacttttttcatttattttagcaaTGCTGGTTATTTGAAACTTAATAATTGTTATTATGTAGTTGGATTTAGTAGGaatttgatttcggtttcaacACTTATTGATGATGGTTATACGGTTTGATTTTATAATAATATGATAATTACTCTTTAGGGCAAGTTTATTGCCTCTGATTTTAAATTGAATGGCCTTTACTTTCTCAATTTTGTCTTGAATGAATCCGGTGATTCCAGCATGAATGTTAACGTAACGAAAAGAAAGTATTCTCTAGATAATCAAACATATTTATGGCATCTTAGACTAGGCCACATAGGGATAGACAGGATAAACATGTTAGTTAAAAATGGACCTCTTGAAAGTCTAGAGGTTTTGCCATTTCCAACCTATGAATCATGTCTACAAGGTAAAATGCCCAAGTTACCATTTCCTAAGAAAGGACGAAGAGCCAACGGAATGTTAGATTTAATCCACTAAGACGTTTGTGGACCACTGAATATCACTGCTAGGCAGGGGTACCAGTACTTTGTCACTTTCACCGATGACTGTTCATGTTATGGCTATGTTTATCTAATGCATCACAAATCGAAaacctttgaaaagttcaaagagttccaagccgaggttgaGAACCAATTAGATAGGCGTATTAAATGCCTCAGATCCGATCGAGGAGGTGAATACTTATCCGATGAATTCTTGGACCACTTACAAGATAAGGGGATCTTATCATAGCTGACAGcaccaggcacaccacaacaaaatggtgtgtcaGAGAGTAGAAACAAAACTCTGTTAGACATGGTTCAATCCATGCTCACCTATTCTTAGCTGCACTTGTCATTTTTTGGATATGTATTGGAAACGGTTATATACATTCTAAACAGGGTTCCAAGCAAGTCTATGCCCAAGACAACATATGAGTTGTGGACAGGGAGCAAGCCTAGTCTACGACACGTTAAGGTATGGGGTTGTGTTTCACATGTGAAACGACAACATTCAGACAGGCTTGAACCTAGGACTGATAGATGCCATTTcctaggctaccccaaaggcattgtgggttactatttctataacccaacagagaaaaaaatgtttttataagTAAACACGCCATGTTTCTCGAGGATGACCAAATCGCACTCAGAA is drawn from Telopea speciosissima isolate NSW1024214 ecotype Mountain lineage chromosome 1, Tspe_v1, whole genome shotgun sequence and contains these coding sequences:
- the LOC122651246 gene encoding uncharacterized protein LOC122651246: MTNNATLNFLHNDNRLTGTNYLEWKRKLILILKAEKIHHVISTNGSPLPHTTEGDDYVAWETFKEKDTLAIAYILNSIDKNLQSSCDDLESAKDVMEHLEQTFGKKDRLARQQISSVLFSTKMHDSTTI